One Candidatus Paceibacterota bacterium genomic region harbors:
- the tsaE gene encoding tRNA (adenosine(37)-N6)-threonylcarbamoyltransferase complex ATPase subunit type 1 TsaE: MAKHTTKSLEETHKLAADFVSRLPNSQLLTPNSCLIFALHGDLGSGKTAFVQGVAKALGVKHHVTSPTFVIQKRYEIPDLSKNIIHIDAYRLGEGSDMSALRFNETLADPNNIVFIEWPNIVTSALPEHAIPLKFKFIDETTREIELPN; this comes from the coding sequence ATGGCGAAGCATACGACCAAAAGTTTGGAAGAGACCCATAAACTTGCTGCTGATTTTGTTTCGCGTCTCCCCAACTCCCAACTCCTAACTCCCAACTCCTGTCTCATCTTCGCTCTGCATGGCGACCTCGGCTCTGGCAAAACGGCATTCGTGCAAGGTGTTGCAAAAGCGCTAGGCGTTAAGCATCATGTAACGAGTCCCACTTTTGTAATCCAAAAGCGTTATGAAATCCCAGATTTATCGAAAAATATTATTCATATAGACGCATACAGACTAGGCGAGGGAAGCGATATGAGCGCACTAAGATTTAATGAGACGCTCGCCGACCCGAATAATATCGTCTTCATTGAGTGGCCGAACATTGTAACAAGCGCCCTGCCCGAACATGCCATCCCGCTAAAATTCAAATTCATCGATGAGACTACGCGCGAGATAGAATTACCAAACTAA